CGGGCTGGCGGCGCACCGCCGAACGAATTGCCCCGGGGCGCGATTTCGGTTAGGGTCCGCGCCCCTGCACCCGTAGCTCAGCTGGATAGAGCGCTGCCCTCCGAAGGCAGAGGTCAGAGGTTCGAATCCTCTCGGGTGCGCCAGTTTCCCGGCCCAACGCCGCGCCGTACTACTCGTCCGCCGTCCACGACCCGCGCGGGTCGCGGGATTTGACTCATGTCAATGCCCGTATTGCGGGCGCGCGTTAGGAGTCGCCAGCAACCCGCAACCCCGACCCGAGGCAATACGATGGCCGATCCGGCAACCGTCGATGGCGGCACCAGCCGCGCCGCGTCCGGCAGCAGCGTTTCCGTCTGGGACCCGCTGGTCCGCGTCTTCCACTGGTCGCTGGCGGTCGCCTTCTTCGTCGCCTTCCTGACCGACGACGACGCCATGACGATCCACGCCTGGGCCGGCTATGTCGCGGGCGGTGTTATCGTGGTTCGCCTGGTGTGGGGCGTCATCGGCCCGCGCCATGCCCGCTTCGTTGACTTCGCCTACGGTCCCGGCGCCGCGCTGCGCTATCTCGGCGCGTTGATCGCCTTCCGCGGACGGCGCTATCTCGGCCACAGCCCGGCCGGCGGCGCCATGGTGTTCGCCCTGCTCGCGGTCGTCGCCGCCACCGTGGTCACCGGCCTCGTCGTCTACGCCGTCGAGGAGAATGCCGGCCCGCTCGCCGGGATCGTGGCGACGGGCGAGTCCGTCACCGGAGCCTTCGAGGAGGCCCACGAGATCCTCGCCAATCTGGCGCTGGCGCTGGTCATTGCCCATGTCCTCGGCGTCGTGTGGGCGAGCCTCGTTCATCGCGAAAACCTGACCCGGGCCATGGTCACCGGCCGCAAGCGCGCCGCCACCGGCGACGACGTCGGCTAGAGTTCTTTCGACTTATGTCGAATCGGCGCCAGCCCGCAACCCCGAACCGAGGCAATGCGATGGCCGATCCGGCGGCCGCCGATGGCGGCACCAGCGGCGGCGTTTCCGTATGGGACCCGCTGGTCCGGCTCTGGCTCAATGACGGCTCTTGCATCCGGCTCAGGCCAAGCTGGCCAAACCATGTCTGGGCTTACGACTTCGTCCAGGCCAGGACCCATGATGGGAGAGCACTTAAGATGCTGACAGTGATCGATGAGTTTACCCGCGAATGCCTGGCCATCGAGGTTGCCAGGCGGCTGAGATCCGAC
This portion of the Alphaproteobacteria bacterium genome encodes:
- a CDS encoding cytochrome b; its protein translation is MADPATVDGGTSRAASGSSVSVWDPLVRVFHWSLAVAFFVAFLTDDDAMTIHAWAGYVAGGVIVVRLVWGVIGPRHARFVDFAYGPGAALRYLGALIAFRGRRYLGHSPAGGAMVFALLAVVAATVVTGLVVYAVEENAGPLAGIVATGESVTGAFEEAHEILANLALALVIAHVLGVVWASLVHRENLTRAMVTGRKRAATGDDVG